The following proteins are encoded in a genomic region of Gemmatimonadaceae bacterium:
- a CDS encoding biopolymer transporter ExbD translates to MSMSTRASGDIKAEPNVTPMIDVMLVLLIIFMLVVPAISAGFQAVPPQGVNLKPHPEEERDQVLGIDADGQYFLNKARIPNAELGQRLQAIYENRTEDKLLYIKAHKDLQYSKVLDALDIAARNSVAVTGMITDQQPGTKSAIATDNLMGGVPAGGNK, encoded by the coding sequence ATGTCCATGTCCACTCGAGCGAGCGGGGATATCAAGGCAGAGCCCAACGTGACGCCGATGATCGACGTCATGCTGGTTCTCCTGATCATCTTCATGCTCGTCGTGCCGGCGATCAGCGCCGGCTTCCAGGCGGTACCGCCGCAGGGCGTCAACCTGAAGCCGCATCCTGAAGAGGAGCGCGACCAGGTCCTCGGCATCGACGCCGACGGGCAGTATTTCCTGAACAAGGCACGTATCCCCAATGCGGAGCTCGGCCAGCGCCTCCAGGCGATCTACGAGAATCGCACCGAGGACAAGCTGCTGTACATAAAAGCGCACAAGGATCTGCAATACTCGAAGGTTCTCGACGCGCTTGACATCGCGGCACGCAACAGCGTTGCGGTGACCGGCATGATCACCGATCAGCAGCCCGGCACGAAATCGGCGATCGCCACCGACAACCTCATGGGCGGTGTTCCGGCGGGAGGCAATAAGTAA
- a CDS encoding amino acid permease — MSSMPETGDATASASGFVKALTLTDATMLVAGSMIGSGIFIVSADISRTVGSPLWLMLAWLAAGVITMLGALAYGELAAMYPRAGGQYVFLRESMGPLMGFLYGWTLFIVIQTGTIAAVAVAFGRFLGVLWPAITPDRFGWFPQFDVTTPGGLIEVGLTPQRLVALITVWILTWINLRGVREGKLVQTTLTIVKTGALAGLILLGLTIGRNSDAIAANFGPGRFVGNVDITSAFLVAFGASLVGSLFSSDAWNNVTFAAAEVKNPQRNLPLALLLGTGLVSVLYLAANIAYLNVLPLEGTKDAATVIGRGIQFATQDRVGSAAAEMIFGAIGGTIMASAILISTFGCNNGLILSGARVYYAMARDKLFFRRAGELNRNHVPATALIVQAVWTSLLCLTGTYGQLLDYVIFAALIFYALTTIGLFILRSKRPDAERPYRAIGYPVLPALYIVLASTIAVVLLISDKTRAQAISGLVLVAIGIPVFYLWRKVEA, encoded by the coding sequence ATGAGCAGCATGCCCGAGACCGGTGACGCCACGGCGTCAGCGAGCGGTTTTGTCAAAGCGCTGACACTGACGGATGCAACCATGCTGGTTGCCGGATCCATGATCGGATCGGGAATCTTCATTGTTTCTGCCGACATCTCCCGTACCGTCGGATCGCCACTGTGGCTGATGCTCGCATGGCTCGCCGCTGGAGTGATCACCATGTTGGGGGCTCTGGCCTATGGCGAGCTCGCGGCGATGTATCCCCGAGCGGGCGGCCAGTACGTCTTCCTTCGCGAATCCATGGGACCTCTCATGGGTTTCTTGTATGGATGGACGCTTTTCATAGTCATTCAAACCGGAACGATCGCGGCGGTCGCCGTGGCGTTCGGAAGATTTCTCGGAGTTCTCTGGCCGGCGATCACGCCTGACCGGTTTGGCTGGTTTCCGCAGTTCGACGTCACCACGCCGGGCGGGCTGATCGAAGTCGGTCTCACGCCGCAGCGGCTGGTGGCGCTCATCACCGTGTGGATCCTCACCTGGATCAACCTGCGCGGCGTGAGGGAAGGGAAGCTCGTTCAAACGACGCTCACGATCGTGAAGACGGGAGCTCTTGCGGGGCTCATTCTGCTTGGCCTCACCATCGGCAGAAACTCTGACGCGATCGCGGCCAATTTCGGGCCGGGCCGGTTCGTCGGGAACGTGGACATCACGTCGGCGTTCCTCGTGGCCTTCGGCGCGTCGCTCGTTGGCTCGCTCTTCTCGAGCGACGCCTGGAACAACGTTACGTTCGCGGCGGCAGAGGTGAAGAATCCGCAGCGCAACCTTCCGCTGGCGCTGCTGCTCGGCACCGGTCTGGTGAGCGTGCTCTACCTCGCGGCCAACATCGCGTACCTCAATGTCCTGCCTCTCGAGGGGACGAAGGATGCCGCTACCGTAATCGGGCGCGGCATTCAGTTCGCCACGCAGGACCGTGTCGGAAGCGCCGCCGCCGAGATGATCTTCGGCGCGATCGGCGGGACGATCATGGCCTCGGCGATCCTGATCTCGACGTTCGGCTGCAACAACGGACTGATTCTATCGGGGGCGCGGGTTTATTATGCGATGGCTAGGGACAAGCTCTTTTTCAGACGGGCGGGCGAGCTCAACCGGAACCACGTTCCGGCGACTGCCCTGATCGTGCAGGCGGTGTGGACGAGTTTGCTCTGCCTGACGGGCACGTATGGCCAGCTTCTCGATTACGTGATCTTCGCGGCGCTGATCTTCTATGCTCTGACGACGATCGGGCTTTTCATATTGCGGTCCAAGCGGCCGGACGCCGAGCGCCCATATCGCGCCATCGGTTATCCGGTGCTGCCGGCACTGTACATCGTGCTGGCCTCGACGATCGCCGTAGTGCTGCTGATCTCGGACAAGACGCGCGCCCAGGCAATATCGGGCCTCGTGCTGGTCGCGATTGGCATCCCCGTGTTTTACCTCTGGCGCAAGGTCGAAGCCTAG
- a CDS encoding sodium-translocating pyrophosphatase has product MRVRMHPVFRRVIPFACAAVLALIGGGLTAPIAMAQEVTAPTGAMPLQAGHRPGGEANLVIPDLASVSFLGMPGSTLLLFGLIVCAAGLLFGLVIYSQLRKMPVHKSMLEISELIYETCKTYLITQGKFILILELFIGFVILLYFGFLLKFEPVKVAIILLFSLVGIAGSYGVAWFGIRVNTFANSRTAFASLKGKPYPCYAIPLKAGMSIGMLLISVELFLMLCILLFIPGDYAGPCFIGFAIGESLGAAALRIAGGIFTKIADIGADLMKIVFNVKEDDARNPGVIADCTGDNAGDSVGPSADGFETYGVTGVALISFILLAVTTPETQVQLLVWIFAMRIMMIIASGFSYLINAAVAKRRYINADAMNYEAPLTSLVWLTSIVSVVLTYVVSFLLIPDLGDGSLWWKLSSVITCGTLAGAIIPELVKIFTSVESTHVKEVVTSSREGGASLNILSGLVAGNFSAYWLGIVIMLLMSIAYGVSTLGMGTLMIAPAVFAFGLVAFGFLGMGPVTIAVDSYGPVTDNAQSVFELSTIEQIPGIAQEIQRDYAFTPNFEHAKHLLEENDGAGNTFKATAKPVLIGTAVVGATTLIFSIIVSLTHGLQPDLVVNLSLLHPPFLLGLITGGAVIHWFVGASIQAVTTGAYRAVEFIKANMNLESPERASISDSKKVVEICTKYAQKGMFNIFLTVFFSTLAFAFVEPYFFIGYLVSIALFGLYQAIFMANAGGAWDNAKKIVEVELKQKGTELHAATVIGDTVGDPFKDTSSVALNPIIKFTTLFGLLAVELAVSLTEQRGPMLGHVLAGAFLLASMFFVHRSFYGMRIEQQA; this is encoded by the coding sequence ATGAGAGTTCGGATGCACCCGGTGTTCCGTCGCGTCATACCGTTCGCCTGCGCCGCGGTTCTGGCGCTCATCGGGGGCGGTCTGACCGCCCCGATTGCAATGGCACAGGAAGTCACGGCGCCCACCGGGGCGATGCCGCTTCAGGCCGGGCACCGTCCGGGCGGCGAGGCCAACCTCGTCATCCCCGACCTGGCCTCGGTGTCCTTTCTCGGGATGCCGGGAAGCACTCTGCTGCTGTTCGGTCTCATCGTCTGCGCCGCCGGACTTCTCTTCGGACTGGTGATCTACAGCCAGCTCAGGAAGATGCCGGTGCACAAGTCCATGCTCGAGATATCGGAGCTGATTTACGAGACCTGCAAGACGTATCTGATCACGCAGGGCAAGTTCATCCTGATCCTGGAGCTGTTCATCGGCTTCGTTATCCTGCTCTACTTCGGCTTCCTGCTGAAGTTCGAGCCGGTGAAGGTCGCGATCATCCTCCTCTTCAGCCTGGTCGGAATCGCGGGCAGCTATGGAGTTGCGTGGTTCGGCATCCGGGTGAACACGTTCGCCAATTCGCGGACGGCGTTCGCCTCGCTCAAGGGCAAGCCGTATCCCTGCTACGCGATTCCGCTCAAGGCGGGAATGAGCATCGGTATGCTGCTCATCTCGGTCGAGCTGTTCCTGATGCTCTGCATCCTGTTGTTCATTCCGGGCGACTATGCCGGCCCGTGCTTTATCGGCTTTGCCATCGGTGAGTCGCTCGGCGCCGCGGCGCTCCGTATCGCCGGCGGAATCTTCACCAAGATCGCCGACATCGGCGCCGACCTGATGAAGATCGTGTTCAACGTGAAGGAAGATGACGCGCGCAATCCCGGCGTGATCGCGGACTGCACGGGTGACAACGCCGGTGATTCGGTAGGTCCAAGCGCGGATGGATTCGAGACTTACGGCGTGACTGGCGTCGCACTCATCTCGTTCATCCTGCTGGCGGTGACCACGCCTGAGACCCAGGTGCAGCTTCTCGTCTGGATCTTTGCGATGCGCATCATGATGATCATCGCGAGCGGATTCTCCTATCTGATCAACGCAGCCGTCGCGAAGCGGCGCTACATCAACGCCGACGCGATGAACTACGAGGCGCCACTCACCTCCCTCGTCTGGCTTACCTCCATCGTTTCAGTCGTTCTCACCTACGTGGTCTCGTTCCTGCTCATCCCCGACCTGGGTGACGGCTCTCTCTGGTGGAAGCTCTCCTCCGTCATCACCTGCGGAACGCTGGCGGGCGCGATCATTCCCGAGCTGGTCAAGATATTCACCTCGGTCGAGTCCACGCACGTGAAGGAAGTGGTCACGTCGTCGCGGGAGGGTGGGGCATCACTCAACATCCTGTCCGGCCTCGTCGCTGGAAACTTCAGCGCCTACTGGCTCGGCATCGTGATCATGCTGCTGATGTCCATCGCGTACGGCGTGAGCACGCTCGGGATGGGAACTCTGATGATCGCCCCGGCGGTGTTCGCGTTCGGGCTCGTGGCGTTCGGGTTCCTCGGAATGGGCCCTGTGACTATCGCGGTTGATTCGTACGGCCCGGTGACGGACAACGCGCAGTCGGTGTTCGAGCTCTCGACCATCGAGCAGATCCCCGGCATCGCTCAGGAGATCCAGCGCGATTACGCCTTCACCCCGAATTTCGAGCACGCCAAGCACCTGCTCGAGGAGAACGACGGCGCTGGCAACACGTTCAAGGCGACGGCCAAGCCGGTGCTCATCGGTACGGCGGTCGTTGGAGCGACGACGCTCATTTTCTCGATCATCGTCTCGCTCACGCACGGGCTGCAGCCTGACCTCGTGGTCAACCTGTCTCTGCTGCACCCGCCGTTCCTGCTCGGTCTCATCACGGGCGGCGCGGTGATTCACTGGTTCGTCGGCGCCTCGATTCAGGCGGTGACGACCGGGGCCTACCGCGCGGTGGAGTTCATCAAGGCGAACATGAACCTCGAGAGCCCCGAGAGGGCCTCGATCTCCGACAGCAAGAAGGTGGTCGAGATCTGCACGAAGTACGCGCAGAAGGGAATGTTCAACATCTTCCTGACAGTATTCTTCTCGACGCTCGCGTTCGCGTTCGTCGAGCCGTATTTCTTCATCGGATACCTGGTGTCCATCGCGCTGTTCGGTCTGTACCAGGCCATCTTCATGGCCAATGCCGGCGGCGCGTGGGACAACGCCAAGAAGATCGTGGAGGTCGAGCTCAAGCAGAAGGGAACCGAACTGCACGCGGCGACCGTCATCGGAGACACGGTCGGCGACCCGTTCAAGGACACGTCGTCGGTGGCGCTCAACCCGATCATCAAGTTCACGACCCTGTTCGGTCTCCTGGCGGTGGAGCTGGCCGTCTCGCTCACCGAGCAGCGCGGCCCGATGCTCGGCCACGTTCTCGCGGGTGCGTTCCTGCTCGCGTCAATGTTCTTCGTGCACCGCTCGTTCTACGGAATGCGTATCGAACAGCAGGCGTAG
- a CDS encoding cation:dicarboxylase symporter family transporter, with protein MWKYLKGISLTRWILISMVIGVSIGWQFPDFGTSLKPLSTVFLRMIKSIIVPIIFGTLVVGIAGHGDDMKRVGRLAFKSILYFEIVTTVALFIGLGAANLVQPGKGVVLNAPADPGKALAASTPTGAGFLEHVVPQSFFEAASKNEVLQIVFFSILFAVALSQVRGKPKEIMLAGCEGLAEVMFKFTGIVMRYAPIGIGAAMAVTVGHSGLGVLINLGKLVLTLYGALVVLMLGVLLPVAIIFKVPLRQFLRVVKEPALIAFSTTSSEAALPRAMQAMESIGVPRRIVAFVMPTGYSFNLDGSTLYLAVAAMFAAQAAGVHMTFGHQLVMMLTLMLTSKGVAAVPRASLVILSGTLTAFGLPLEAVAVILGVDELMDMARTTVNLVGNCLATVVMARWEGEFVPVRESAAASLAA; from the coding sequence ATGTGGAAGTATCTGAAGGGCATCTCGCTCACCAGGTGGATTCTGATCTCCATGGTGATTGGCGTCTCCATTGGCTGGCAGTTTCCGGACTTCGGGACCTCGCTCAAGCCTCTGTCGACGGTGTTCCTGCGCATGATCAAGTCGATCATCGTCCCGATCATCTTCGGGACACTGGTCGTCGGAATCGCCGGCCATGGCGACGACATGAAGCGGGTCGGCCGGCTCGCCTTCAAGTCGATCCTGTACTTCGAGATCGTCACGACGGTGGCGCTGTTCATCGGACTTGGCGCGGCGAATCTCGTGCAGCCGGGGAAGGGGGTCGTTCTCAATGCGCCGGCGGATCCGGGCAAGGCGCTCGCCGCGAGCACGCCGACGGGAGCTGGATTCCTCGAGCACGTGGTACCTCAGAGCTTCTTTGAGGCGGCGTCGAAGAACGAAGTTCTTCAGATCGTCTTCTTCTCGATCCTTTTCGCCGTAGCACTGTCGCAGGTGCGCGGGAAGCCGAAGGAGATAATGCTCGCAGGCTGCGAAGGATTGGCCGAGGTGATGTTCAAGTTCACCGGCATCGTGATGAGATACGCGCCGATCGGAATCGGCGCTGCCATGGCGGTGACGGTGGGACACAGCGGACTCGGCGTGCTCATCAACCTCGGCAAGCTCGTTCTGACTCTTTACGGCGCTCTCGTCGTGCTGATGCTGGGCGTGCTGCTGCCGGTGGCGATCATCTTCAAGGTACCGCTCAGGCAGTTCCTGAGAGTCGTGAAGGAGCCCGCGCTCATCGCGTTCTCGACGACGTCATCAGAGGCGGCGCTGCCGCGCGCGATGCAGGCGATGGAGTCCATCGGAGTTCCGCGTCGTATCGTCGCGTTCGTGATGCCGACGGGCTACTCGTTCAACCTTGACGGATCGACGCTGTATCTGGCGGTCGCAGCGATGTTCGCCGCGCAAGCCGCTGGGGTTCACATGACGTTCGGGCATCAGCTCGTGATGATGCTGACGCTGATGCTGACGAGCAAGGGTGTCGCCGCGGTTCCGCGCGCTTCGCTCGTGATACTTTCCGGCACGCTCACGGCATTCGGGCTGCCGCTCGAGGCGGTCGCGGTCATTCTTGGCGTGGATGAGTTGATGGACATGGCGCGTACGACGGTGAATCTCGTCGGGAATTGTCTTGCGACTGTCGTGATGGCGCGGTGGGAGGGGGAGTTTGTCCCGGTTAGGGAGTCTGCGGCGGCTTCGCTCGCTGCCTGA
- a CDS encoding MotA/TolQ/ExbB proton channel family protein yields the protein MQISLLEMWHSMMWFAKGIVFILLIMSIWSLSIFVKKWWDLHKAQAETRKFAPEFSQFLEEDNLTEAVTLAEKYKKSHVARVLGGALAEIKPLIHDGTVTVGDINSAERAVEREMLMTITDLKRGLGVLATVGATAPFVGLLGTTMGIVNAFVGMAASGSGGLSAISAGVAEALITTAFGLIVAIPAVWAYNYFQVKIDNLTAEMTYTSKEMIDYMIKNVSGEFGRSRFTREFNTTASSGSSPISQ from the coding sequence ATGCAAATCTCGCTGCTGGAGATGTGGCACTCGATGATGTGGTTCGCCAAGGGCATTGTATTCATTCTGTTGATCATGTCGATCTGGTCCCTGTCCATCTTCGTCAAGAAGTGGTGGGATCTACACAAGGCGCAGGCGGAAACGCGCAAGTTCGCGCCGGAGTTCTCGCAGTTCCTCGAGGAAGACAACCTCACCGAGGCCGTCACGCTCGCGGAAAAGTACAAGAAGTCGCACGTCGCCCGTGTTCTCGGTGGCGCGCTGGCCGAGATCAAGCCGCTCATCCATGACGGCACCGTTACCGTCGGTGACATCAACTCCGCCGAGCGTGCAGTCGAGCGTGAGATGCTCATGACGATCACCGACCTCAAGCGCGGCCTCGGCGTTCTCGCCACCGTCGGCGCCACGGCTCCGTTCGTCGGACTGCTCGGAACCACCATGGGAATCGTGAACGCGTTCGTCGGCATGGCCGCGTCGGGCTCGGGCGGACTCTCCGCGATCTCGGCCGGTGTCGCCGAGGCGCTCATCACGACGGCCTTCGGTCTCATCGTCGCCATTCCTGCGGTGTGGGCGTACAACTACTTCCAGGTCAAGATTGACAACCTGACCGCGGAAATGACGTACACGTCGAAGGAAATGATCGACTACATGATCAAGAACGTGTCGGGTGAATTCGGCCGTTCGCGCTTCACCCGTGAGTTCAACACCACCGCCTCGTCCGGCTCGTCGCCAATCTCGCAGTAA
- a CDS encoding BadF/BadG/BcrA/BcrD ATPase family protein, protein MTDIVAGVDGGGSKTRLILADVAGNHIADVTGPGSAMAPGRADQSAGVIGDLVRQALTEAGREGVRPKVMVAGVAGVGRSNEQRALTAALEDLELADAIVVEGDGEIALADAFGTGPGIIVVSGTGSIAYGRGPSRTLDRCGGWGPAFGDEGSGAWIGRKALAIVAAAADGREPATALTGAVLTAAQINEPSELIPWGIAATPRQLAALAPVVFNAASAGDVRANSLVGLAVEELVLHVRALAIRLFGDDRAAVPVAFAGGLLLKGSLLRKRLEQRLKSAVPGAQIRAGDIVAARGAVKVALMRMSRQPVAG, encoded by the coding sequence ATGACTGATATAGTTGCAGGCGTGGATGGCGGCGGCTCGAAGACGCGACTCATACTGGCCGATGTTGCGGGCAATCACATCGCCGACGTAACCGGGCCTGGATCGGCGATGGCGCCCGGGCGGGCCGATCAGTCCGCCGGCGTGATCGGAGATCTCGTGCGCCAGGCGCTGACGGAAGCCGGACGCGAAGGCGTCCGACCGAAGGTGATGGTGGCCGGAGTCGCGGGCGTAGGGCGCTCCAATGAACAGCGCGCGCTCACCGCTGCGCTCGAAGACCTCGAGCTCGCCGACGCAATCGTCGTCGAGGGAGATGGCGAGATAGCGCTCGCTGACGCGTTCGGCACCGGGCCTGGAATCATTGTCGTCTCCGGCACCGGGTCGATCGCATACGGGCGCGGCCCGTCGCGCACACTCGACCGTTGCGGCGGATGGGGCCCGGCTTTTGGTGACGAGGGAAGCGGCGCCTGGATCGGGCGCAAAGCGCTCGCGATCGTCGCCGCCGCCGCCGATGGACGAGAGCCGGCCACCGCGCTCACCGGCGCGGTCCTTACCGCTGCGCAGATAAACGAGCCATCCGAGCTCATCCCGTGGGGTATTGCCGCAACGCCGCGGCAGCTCGCGGCGCTCGCGCCGGTGGTATTCAACGCTGCGTCCGCGGGAGACGTGCGCGCGAACTCACTGGTCGGGCTCGCCGTCGAAGAGCTTGTCCTGCACGTGCGGGCGCTCGCTATCAGACTTTTTGGCGACGACCGCGCGGCAGTGCCAGTCGCGTTCGCTGGCGGGCTGCTTCTAAAGGGCTCGCTGCTCCGCAAGCGCCTCGAGCAGCGACTCAAGTCAGCCGTGCCAGGCGCTCAGATCCGCGCCGGAGACATCGTCGCAGCCCGGGGGGCGGTGAAGGTCGCGCTAATGCGGATGAGCCGGCAGCCGGTCGCCGGGTAG
- a CDS encoding biopolymer transporter ExbD, whose translation MSMSSGGHGGLTNDINVTPMIDVLLVLLIIFMLVVPMSRKAIDLQLPDPTESAQSSTPPPQIVLEVLPGNQFAVNREPLTKANLGTRLKEIYDGRPEKIIFVKGDPRVKYSDVIYAMDVARGAGVKVIGVSPKEPAA comes from the coding sequence ATGTCAATGTCAAGCGGAGGGCACGGCGGGCTCACGAACGACATCAACGTCACACCGATGATCGACGTTTTGCTCGTGCTCCTCATCATCTTCATGCTCGTCGTTCCGATGTCCCGGAAGGCAATCGATCTTCAGCTTCCCGATCCCACCGAGTCGGCGCAGAGCTCGACCCCGCCGCCGCAGATCGTTCTCGAAGTTCTGCCCGGCAATCAGTTTGCGGTCAACAGGGAGCCGCTCACCAAAGCGAATCTGGGCACGCGGCTGAAGGAGATCTACGACGGTCGCCCGGAGAAGATCATCTTCGTCAAGGGTGACCCGAGGGTGAAATACTCCGACGTGATCTACGCGATGGACGTTGCCCGCGGTGCCGGAGTGAAGGTCATCGGCGTGTCTCCAAAGGAGCCGGCAGCATAG
- a CDS encoding energy transducer TonB, with amino-acid sequence FPEALRSSGTGGEVSAQFVVDTLGRIESGSFKVLKASNDLFASAVRSHLPRMRFYPAEVGGRKVRQLVQQAFVFNIQN; translated from the coding sequence TTTCCCGAGGCACTTCGCTCGAGCGGAACGGGTGGAGAAGTCTCCGCCCAGTTCGTCGTCGACACGCTCGGTCGCATTGAGAGCGGCAGCTTCAAGGTGCTCAAGGCCAGCAACGACCTGTTCGCCTCGGCCGTGAGATCACACCTTCCGCGGATGCGTTTCTATCCCGCGGAAGTCGGCGGTCGCAAGGTCCGCCAGCTAGTGCAGCAAGCGTTCGTGTTCAACATCCAGAACTAA